Part of the Hemitrygon akajei chromosome 16, sHemAka1.3, whole genome shotgun sequence genome is shown below.
tcaggcggcttcggaagcaaatctttcccgaatgactcacagagaaactcggcgaaaaacttcacagttgatcccttttcagtcgcctctggtaatcccagaattctgatattgcagcgtctgctgcgattttcgagatccaccattttggaaagaagtttgttagatttttcctctaagctggaacagagagtctccaagtatcgaacacgactttctaaatcttcagaagtcgaatcgatgtgagataagtgttcagcatgtttgtccactttatcgttgatctgatccagtttgtcttctaactgtttgaaagcggttttaaattcctttaagatttcgtctcggagctttccaagcgcaaccatcgtctcgtccgacggggtcatagcttcttttctcccggatttagaactcttgctagacattgtaagttagatatattcacaggcaagtaagagataccgaaataattcctaactaaggtttaagaaatggagacatttagtgcaaagatagcgacagtaacggaacaaaagttcggagcagctaaacaatcgccatcttaccggaagtccctaaCATTAAACTTTGAAGTACTTCCTTCAAAGTGCTTCTTCTACTAAATGCTTATCAATATTAAGAGGCTTAAGACTCTCAGGTATTGCTGTTTCAAGTCAAATAAAGAGTGGATGGTGATGGATGTCTTTCTAATATGTGTGCTGCAAGTCAAAGTCCAAATTAACTCAGCcaggaaataatgaaataataagcTTACAAAAGGGATGTTTGTACAAAACATACTGAATACTAAACAAACAGCGCCTCTAGAGACAGAACACTCATTGCCAAATATCCATGATGTCAGACTATAATATTGAACCCATAAATCAAATGATTATTTCATTAAATCTTTGGCAGAAGAATGGACTGTCTCAGAGACTAGTCTTGAAGCAGTCTtaaacagtctttaaccatcctcATTTCGAGAATGTTGTTCTTGATGACATATTTGCTTATGGTAATGTCTAATGAGCAGACCAGTGACAGGGTGCTCACCCAGAATGAGTTCTACGAGGTACCTTTTGAACTGAGATGTATTTTGTTAATGTGTTCTCCAACTCACTGTAGTCCCTCAGAGTCAAGAAAGGGACAAAATTGACTCAGGTActttggattgggacaggttcttGCTTTGTGATGCAGTGCATATCTGTATTCACCTGTCTTTGAACATCAAGAAGGATTTTAACTGTTTTGTTTTGTGAATTCAGAGGAAGGCATGGAAGTCCGAAATGTGAGCctgactttgtgtttactttaagtgaagtGTGCAGGTATCATATGGTAGCGTCATAACATAGGCAATTCACTTATTTTAACGTATAGCCTGTAATGGATTAATTAAATGaacaatcaaacaatatatttataatattactcaaatactactgaaatgttaaatacacaacactcctccctgcttagctataaactaaCTCAATAgataataccgtagattccggactacagagcgcacctgattaaaagccgctggctctaattttagaaataaaatcaatttttttacttgtaaaggccgcaccggattttaggccgcaccggattttcggccgcaggtgtcccacgttgtaatatgagatatttacacagaaagatattacacgtgaggattttttaacttttaattaaatccatatggtaacaaaaacaaatacatactgcaaatgctttttttcgaaccgtgcccgtaacgcggctacttttaaatatacgttgcgtatacttctttactgaacaacattccaatatctcctaacgactggtaaaaaatatatatactgcagcctaccaggaaaagttattgatcgcctttaacttaaaagcagcgttttcgctccgccgctccccccccgccgtcccgtttatcgcaaaccggtatcccacaagacgcggcgaaaccgggtgtgacgtcatagcatcccgcgatgtagtacagaaaacaaatatagttaaaactcttctaactttaactagaaaatgaattactaagcgaaaatattataaactaaataactgccataaaggcagcacaatgcttttcttcgagtgttttccatgttgatgagggtgagtacaaatgactgatttacaataatttaattgtgaaagtgcgcttgatttatcgtacaatttcattggacctctgtgaactactcatcaattttatttgtctactgttacgaggcaaaatgttttcggcggcatgaaaaaaaataatacattagccgctccatattaaaggccgcagagttcaaagctgttcaaaatgtgggaaaaaagtagcggcttaaaatccggaatctacggtacatctcaactatatacacattATATAATACATTTACAATATACAGGCACCCACAGTATAGTGAATTTTAAGATGTCCCATTCAGGCCCAAAGATTTAATcattgtggaggatttcttattcgagtgggataatgtctttcctgacatgggGAATCACCATGTTTGAGGCTGCAAAACAAGTTCTGGTTCTGTGACTGGAGGAAGTGTTTTGACACCTTTCGTCCTTTTTCTTCTAGTTTATGCATCTTGAACTTCAGAAGatccatttagttcactggagtattctctaaTTAATCCTATTGCCGCCTTTAAGAACTGATCCCTTCTCTTGGTTTCTTTATTCACAACATCATCCGATAAATCATCTGTTATTGTATCTCCATAGATTCCTTTCTCTTTGgctttccattcatccagctgggctttggtctttgcatctacttctacaagcagctttttgtctcccacttgaaccCTTGAAATTCATAAAATAACCTATTACACACAGAGTAAATTTTGGTTCTTTGTACTCAGAAAAGGCAAAAGCTTGCAAatccttgaactctcttctagcttaaaaccaagctacgttttgcaagtaactgcctgattaacatgtcagaacgtataaactcttctctggcttgaagctgggtacaggtatgctgggaaagcactagatcctttttcatatcagatgctttttcaaatatgtttcctacaaaaactgttgtagtcagaccactgctttTGTCCCTTTCATGCTTCCTcagagcagcatggtccttccttgcaccaatatgctttccaagcAAAGTTACAGAGGTTGACACCAACACCTGTTTACCCTCTGTTGGGGAATGATTCATAGTGTGCAACATGGAGacagctgtggcatcatccagtacccttcttaatttgctttcttctttctttttcaatctttttattaatatcaaaataATGGATACAACATAGTAATGCTAcacaattattgggattacattgttaatatCTAACATATAAATATATATTCAGTTAAAATAAAGGTAATAAACCTCCCAAAATTGTTCGAGTACAAATGTAATGTGGGACCTATAGTAAGGTGGAGCATATTAATGGACAGTGGATACCCCTGTAATTTTCTAATATGATGGTTATATTATTTTTATTGCTTTGGTTTGTTATTTTGTTAATTACAATTTGATTAATGCTCAGTTGCACTAGCAACGGTAAtattttagtaggttaattgacggTCACGAGGAGCAAAGCTTATACAGGCACTTGGGGGCagctgagagatcttgggggaTGGCAATGCGCATGTGATAGAGTATTCGAGAACGGCCTGGCAGCATGTTTGGGAAGCCGATGCGCTTGTGTTCCGGTATTTCCAGAAAGGTAAATAAAGACGTTATTTTAAACTTCTGCATGCCTGGAAGTCCCTTTTGTGTCCAAGTGTGCAACAAATATTGGAGGTACTGCTGAGATTATTAACGTCGCGCTCAGTGTGGCAACAACGAGGACATGGATCGCCGTTGATCCTGCAACCTCGAGGTCAGTGAGGAAATGGTCTGGGGAGGCATATGAGGCACTCCAGGATTGTTTTGAGGCGACAGACTGGCAGGCCCTCTGTGAGCCACGTGGAGAGGGCATTGATGGGCTcacagaatagatagatagatagatagatactttattcatccccatggggaaattcaactttttttccaattgtcccatacacttgttgtagcaaaactaataacatacaatacttaactcagtaaaaaatatgatatgcatctaaatcactatctcaaaaagcattaaaaatGCATCACTAGTTACATCAACTTCTGCAtggactgcaatgttccggcaagaactgtcctttgttattcaaataacaagccatgggtaacaaaggacattaaggacatcctgaacgctaaaaCAAAggtgtttagagatggaaatagggaggagctgaggacaatacagagggacctgaaagccaagatcagggaggttaaagacaggtataggaggaagcttgagtggaaactccagcagaacaacatgagagaggtctggagtgggatgaggaccatcactgggttctggcaatctagcaacagaggagctgaaggcaatGTGGACGGGGCCagcgaacttaacctgttcttcaacaggtTTGACACTGTGGCtgctgcccatcccccacatgattcatctgttgtcggcccccaaccaacacatactccactctcccctcctaccctcctcacagccccccaccctgctctcatgacgacacccctcccccacctgaaaccaccacggtgggcttcacagctgaacaggtgagaagacagttgaaatgtctccacccaagcaaggctgcaggcccggatggtgtcaaccctagggtgctcaaagcctgtgcccccagctatgtggagtacttcaccatgtcttcaacctgaccctgagtctccagagggttcctgtgctgtggaagatgccctgcctcgtccctgtaccgaagacgccgcgccccagtggctccaatgactacagaccggtgacattgacctcccacatcatgaagaccctggagagacttgttctagagcagctccggcctatggttaggccacacttagaccccctccagttcgcctatcagccccgtctaggagttgaggatgccatcgtctacctgctgaaccgtgtctccGCCCACCTGGATAAGCCGGCGAGcgctgtgagggtcatgttttttgacttctccagtgcgtttaacaccatcccgccctgctctgctgggtgagaagctgacagtgatgtaggtggatgcttccctggtgtcctggattattgattacctgactggcagaccacagtacgtgcgcttgcaacactgtgtgtcagacagaatggtcagcagcactggggctccacaggggactgtcctgtctccctttctcttcaccatcggacttcaactactgcacagagtcttgccatcttcagaagttttctgatgactgtgccatagttggatgcatcagcaagggagatgaggctgagtacagggctacggtgggaaactttgtcacatggtgtgagcagaatcatctgcagcttaatgtgaaaaagactaaggagctggtggtggacctgaggagggctaaggcaccgatgacccctgtttccatccaaagggtcagtgtggacatggtggaggatcacaaatacctggggatacgaattgacaataaactggactggtcaaagaacactgaggctgtctacaagaaggggcagagccgtctctatttcctgaggagactgaggtcctttaacatctgccggatgatgctgaggatgttctacgagtctgtggtggccagtgttatcatgtttgctgttgtgtactggggcagcaggctgagggtagcagacaccaacagaatcaacaaactcattcgtaaggccagtgatgttgtgggggtggaactgaactctctgacggtggtgtctgaaaagaggatgctgtccaagttgcatgccatcttggacaatgactcccatccactccataatgtactggttagacacaagagtatattcagccagagactcattccaccgagatgtaacactgagcgtcataggaagtcattcctacctgtggctatcaaactttacaactcctcccttggagtgtcagacaccttgagccaataggctggtcctggacttatttccacttttgATATCCACTATGCACACtgcgattaacttattattatttaattatttatggttttatattgctacatttctttactattcttggtgcggctgtaatgaaacccaatttccctcaggatcagtaaagtatgtctgtctgtctgattgaTAGCAGGAGCATGCAGCTTCAGGGTGCGGCTATACCACACATAATGGATTCGGAGGAGTTGGCAGAGGCCTTGTCTCCGAGACTGTGTGTGGAAGCTAAGATCCCATATGAAAATGTTACCACAAGTCGAACGTTAATTAGACTAATTACTGAATCTATGGACAATGTAATAAAGGATGAAGGGGAGGAGGTTGTGAAGTACTATCTAAGGACAATGATGGAATTAGTTGAGCAAATGAGaggaaatactggaaacactggtaatggaaaaaaaaaagcagacAACACAGCACAAATCAGCCCTAGAACAGCTGAAGAAATGAGCTTGGCAGAAAAATACTTACAGCTCCAGCTAAACAGTCAAGCTCTGCAGGGTGAAGTTAGGAGGCTGAATGAGTGAACAGTGCATCTTCAAGTCACGCTTCAGCTCCACAAAATGTGTTGCCTACAGCTGCAAACCGGCTCCCGGAAGTGACAATAAGGAGAGAATTCAAGATCTGGGGTCAGATcggggaaaagggacagaaggacAAACTCATACACAAACCTGATGCATCAGATTGACAGAGGCCTGAGTAGGGAACACAGTGAGGCTGAGGTCATGGAAGCGGTGATCAAGTCAATCAGTTCAGGTTTGAGTATTCGTGATATGCTTGAGATAAAAAGTGACCTTACCCTTCCTCAACTGAAGACAATATTAAAGGGACATTTCAACGAGGACAGCTCTATAGATTTATATCACAGACTGGTAAACATAACACAAGACAGTCGTGAGTGTCCCCAAAATCTCCTCTTTAGAGCAAATGAGTTAAAAGAGAGGCTGTTACTTACTTCAAAAGAGGTAGGGTCAGACGAGCAGTACAGTCCCGAGCTCATTCAGTAGAGATTCTTGAGGTCAGTTAGTACTGGGCTGTCAAGTGACCATATCAAGTTTCAGCTTAAGCCTTATCTCGACGATCAGAGAGTGACAGATGAAATACTCATCGACAGGATGAATGAAGCAGCCAGTGTTGAATTAGAAAGACAGTCCAAGCAAAGAAAGAACACAAGCAGCAGAGTCCCAAAAGTAAATGAATTACAGACAGAAATGCAGAGCAGTCAGCAGAGTCAGGGTGCAGCCGAAGCCAGAGTGAAGGTTCTAGAGCAGTCAGATGAAGTTGTGAAGCCTAAGAGCTGTAAAGCACCTGTTGTAGCTAGTTCAAGAGTCACAGAGCTTTATGAAATAGTCAGGCTGCTGAGAGAAGAAATGGCTGAAATAAGGAAAAGCATAGCTAACTCTCAAGGACCCACCCGGCCAAGTAAGAATGTATGTTCGGAGAGGATGTAAAGCATGTCAGGAGCAGGGAACAGGTGACCAGTGTGACCAGTGCGGGCAGACAGGGCACCTCTCAAGAGGCTGTAGAGGACAAAGAAGGCTGGcagggaaatctgatggcaatgtGACAATCTGGCCTGTCACAATCCCAGAATCATCAGCTCCAAGCCCAGCTGGACCAGATGACAAGGTGCATGAGCTTCTTTGTGAGAGAATCGGGTAGCTGGAGGCGGAGTTAGAGAAAATTGGGAAGGCTGAACAACAGATGGTGGGTGCTACCTATGCCAGTCATCTTTCTTTACATCACCAAGCCAAGCTGACAGCTCTTATTGGGAAGAAGTGCACAGTGGATTGTTTCTTTGAGGGGGTAGCAACACAAGCACTATGGGATACCGGCTCACAGGTCACTATTATAAATGAAAAGTGGAGAGAGTCCTGTTTTCCACACATCGGGGTACGGAATACGGATGAGTTCCTGGGTGAGAACAAGAAACTTGTGGGCAAAGCCGCAAACCAGACACCCATACCCTTTGCAGGATGGGTTGAGCTGAAGTTCAAGTTGGGATCAAATAGGGGCCCAACGCCAGAACTGCTTGTGTCGGTGCTTGACTCTAATGAGCCAGGAGTAGCAGAGCCACCGATCATCGGCTACAATGTAATTGAGCGGCTGGTGATGAATGGAATGGAGCAGCATCCAGAAGTTACACCTGCTGCGGTAAGAGACGCTTTTTCCATTGACCGCAAAAAAGCAAATGAGTTGATCCACATAGTGCAGAGTGGTGGCCATCTCCGGCTGGCAGTAGGGCATTACCTGAGTTTGAAGATGTTGGAAAATTCCAGCGATAGTGAATCATCCTATGGTTGGACCATAATTAATCAAGAAGCAACtgaagaagcagaagcagaaaacATAAATGATGATGAATTGAACTTGGGTTCGCCCTCCAGCAGTCAGCATACCTTTGCCCCTCCTGAAACTGTATCTGCAATTGAAGGAAGCATTGTTGAATCAAATAGTGATGATACCAGTGGCAAATCCAGCCCTAATCTGAGGAGACGACGTATTCGAAAAAGAACTCTATCTGCCAAATCAGAAGAAAAACCAAGGAACGATGTGACAGATGGTGAACAGCAGCAGCGGCAGCAACACCGATTcaataccactctgaataaaTGCATTTTACTTGCACTGGTTGTTGCTTTCAGCATGGGATTTGGGCACTTTTATGGAACAACTCAAATACAAGAACAGCAGAAGATGGTAAAAAAATTCATGAAGATGAATTGAATGATGTAAAGGATGATCTCCTTCAGTGTCAAAAGGATCAAGAGGCAAATGTAGACAATAAGGCTGGAACTGAGCAGTTTTTGGAAGATGAAAAAGAAGATCCTGACATGCTGCTTGCACTGACAGAACAGATAGATAATATGAGAAAAGAGAATCAACAACTGAGAGAAAAACAAGCAGAGCTTCAGTCACAAGGACAAAACTCGTTTAAAGCAAACTGTGGATGAGAAACTTTCTGTTGAGTCACAGCAGCAAATGCTTGCCAAGGAAAACCAGCGTATGAAGGAGTCTCTGGAACATGAAGAGAAAGCATTGTCTTTGCTGCAAAGTGAGCTTCGGAAGCTGAGGGAACACATCCGGACATTAAAAGGAAAAGGAACAGATGCTGAAATAATCATCACAGAAAACCAGAAACTAAAGGATCATCTTGAGGAGGAAAAGCAACAGGTATACAGTTTTCTTCAACAGAAGGGGACCCTCGTGACTGATGCTCGGCTGCTGAGGAAGGAATTGGATAAAGAAagagaaataatggatgcattgtgCAAGGAACTGGATTCTTTGAGCCACTTTCAAACCTTAGCTATTACTGACCAAGATGGTAAAAATACAGAAGGTTTACCAACGAGACTTGCAGAGCTGCAGAAGAAGCTGAATTTTGAGCAGCGGTCAACTCCCATAAGAAAATATCCTTTCCGACAGAGAAACCCACCCAGGATACTCACATATAACACATTAGGCCAACCATCAGTCGAACACAGGCCACTGATATATAGAAGGACACTGGAACAGGTGTGAGGCTTACAGTAGCATATTTGGGTCTGTGTATTGGGTTATGGGGGTAGAGATAGGGTTAAAACCTTCAGTCCGAGATACATAGCCCGCACAAGTAGCGGAGTAGCACTTGAGATATCATCTGGCCAGTGAGGCCAGTTGCTGACACTTGGCATAAAGAGGGAGATGCATGTCATGTCGAAGACTGTTGCTGTACAGAGAGTATCTCGAAAGACTGACTGCTTTATAACCTACCACTATAACTCACTGGTTGAAGACATGAGTACCCTGGgaaatctacaaaccccatttccagaaaagctgggatattttccaaaatgcaataaaaacaaaaatctgtgatatgttaattcacatgaacccttacttaactgacaaaagtacaaagaaaagattttcaatagttttactgaccaacttaattgtattttgtaaatatacacacatttagaatttgatggctgcaacacattcaacaaaagttgggacagagttaagataagattgaaaagtgcacagaatattcaagtaacactggtttggaagactccacattaagcaggctaattggtagcagatgaggtataaaagtagcgtccatcaaaggctcagtctttgcaagcaaggatcgtggctcacccctttgtgccaaaattcgtgagagaattgttagtcagttcaaaaggaacatttcccaatgcaagattgcagagaatttaggcctttcaacatctacagtacataatattgtgaaaaaattcagagacatctcagtgtgtaaagggcaaggtcggaaaccactgttgactGCGCAtgatctttgagccctcaggcggcgctgcctaagaaaccgtcatgctactgtgacaattatagccacctgggctcgggagtacttcggaaaaccattgtcacttaacacagtccgtcgctgcatccagaaatgcaacttgaaactgtattacgcaaggaggaagccatacatcaactctatgcagaaatgccggcgagttctctgggactgagctcatctcagatggaccaaaagactgtggaaccgtgtgctgtggtcagatgagtccacatttcagctagttttaggaaaaaacgggcgtcgagttctccgtgccaaagatgaaaatgaccatcctgattgttatcagcgaaaggtgcaaaagccagcatctgtgatggtatggggttgcatcagtgcccacggcatgggtgagttgtatgtatgtgaaggtaccatcgACTCTGAGACATATAttagagacatatgttgccatcaaggcgacatctcttccattgtccatgcttatttcagcaggacaatgccagaccacattctgcatgggctacaacagcgtgtgCTTGAcgggcctgctgccagtccagatctatcacCTATTGAAAATGtgtggcgcatcatgaagaggagaatcagacaacggagaccacggactgtcgagcagctgaagtcttatatcaagcaagaatggacaaaatttccaattgcaaatctactacaattagtatcctcagttccaaaacaattaaaaagtgttattaaaaggaaaggtgatgtaacacaatggtaaacatgcctctgtcccaacttttgttgagtgtgttgcagccatcaaattctaaatttgtgtatatttacaaaatacaattaagttggtcagtaaaactattgaaagtcttttctttgtacttttgtcagttaaataaaggttcacgtgaattaacatatcacagatttttgtttttattgcattttggaaaatatcccaacttttctggaaatggggtttgtataatgTTGGGATGACATTCATTTTgaaggggagagtgtgggacctATAGAAACGTGGAGCATATTAATGGACACTGGATACCCCCTAATTTTCTTATATGATGGTTATATTATTTTTATTGCTTTGGTTTGTTATTTTGTTTATTACAATTTGATTAATGTTCAGTTGCACTAGCAACAGTAATATTTTAGTATGTTAATTGACGGTCACGAGCAGCAAAGCTTATACAGGCACTTGGGGGCAGCTGAGAGGTCTTGGGGGATGGCAGTGCGCATGTGATGGAGTATTCGAGAACGGCCCGGTAGCATGTTTGGGAAGCCAATGCGCTTGTGTTCCGGTATTTCCAGAAAGGTAAATAAAGACGTTATTTTAAATTTCTGCATGTTTGGAACTCCCTTTTGTGTCCAAGTGTGCAACAGTAGTATACATAgaagaaaggattaacatatccaaaaagaaaaaaaagagaaaaaaatatatataccccaaagaaaaaaaactaatctaaacaaTAGTAACCAAAAACtaagaatggaaaaaaaacatgGGCTGTATGTAGCATCAAAAAAGAGAGAACCATTAGTGTCATTAACTCTGAACCTCTCTGCATACAACAGAATAGGTTTGGAAAAAGGTCAAatcacatcatatgaaagtgttgaataaaaggcctccaagtcttttcaatGGATCATTTATAATCCTTctgattttttctaagtttaaacatagcatagtttgagagaaccagtGAAATGTGGTGGGAGGATTCAATTTCCAATTCAGCAAAATAGATCCTTTAGCCaggaatgtaagaaatgcaatcatctgaaGCGCTGTAGGGGTTAAATaataagctgaagaaatttggcctgtcccctaaaaccctcactaatttttatacgtgcaccatagaaagcattcttctagggtgcatcacaacttggtatggaagttgtcctgttcaagaccggaagaagctgcaaaagatagtgaacatagcccagcacatcacacaaaccaatcttcaatccttggactcactttacaatgcacgctgttggagcagtgctgccaggatgatcaaggacatgacccacccagccaacacactttttgtccctcttccctccaaaCTATCCATAGAATGTAGATTCGGGAAAGTAGGAAGGACAGTATTTAAAAAgtttctaacctgtaaatatctaaagaaatgggatctaggtaaattatatttgttagataattgttcaaaggacatgaaacaattatccaaaaataaatcagaaaatcataatatacctttagttttccaagtcaaaaaggcttggtccataatagagggataGAAAAAATAGTTAGATATAATAGAACTTGCTAAaataaattgattcaacccaaaaaatttccgaaattgaaaccatattcgtgaAGTGTATTTAACTATTGGATTATCCAATTGTTTatacaatttagaaagagcaaagggaagcgaagtccctaaaatagaacccagtgaaaacccttgtacagatttacattcgagatttacccaatgagggcttGAAGTTATATCCAAGTCCCATAGCCAAAATTTcaaatagcagatattaattgCCCAAGAATAAAATCTAATATTCGGCAGTGCCAGACCACCCTCCTTtttagacttctgtaaatatcttttgcctagcctaggatttttaatctgccatatatatgaagaaattttagaaccAACATTAtcaaaaaagatttcggaataaaaattggtactgcttgaaaaaaatataaaaatttaggtaatatAATCATCTTAATgatgtaaaagggatggatggtttggagtttgtaaaatgtgtgcaggatagttttttgcatcaatacat
Proteins encoded:
- the LOC140740308 gene encoding LOW QUALITY PROTEIN: cell cycle progression protein 1-like (The sequence of the model RefSeq protein was modified relative to this genomic sequence to represent the inferred CDS: inserted 3 bases in 2 codons), producing MVGATYASHLSLHHQAKLTALIGKKCTVDCFFEGVATQALWDTGSQVTIINEKWRESCFPHIGVRNTDEFLGENKKLVGKAANQTPIPFAGWVELKFKLGSNRGPTPELLVSVLDSNEPGVAEPPIIGYNVIERLVMNGMEQHPEVTPAAVRDAFSIDRKKANELIHIVQSGGHLRLAVGHYLSLKMLENSSDSESSYGWTIINQEATEEAEAENINDDELNLGSPSSSQHTFAPPETVSAIEGSIVESNSDDTSGKSSPNLRRRRIRKRTLSAKSEEKPRNDVTDGEQQQRQQHRFNTTLNKCILLALVVAFSMGFGHFYGTTQIQEQQKMVXKIHEDELNDVKDDLLQCQKDQEANVDNKAGTEQFLEDEKEDPDMLLALTEQIDNMRKENQQLREKQAELQSQGQNXRLKQTVDEKLSVESQQQMLAKENQRMKESLEHEEKALSLLQSELRKLREHIRTLKGKGTDAEIIITENQKLKDHLEEEKQQVYSFLQQKGTLVTDARLLRKELDKEREIMDALCKELDSLSHFQTLAITDQDGKNTEGLPTRLAELQKKLNFEQRSTPIRKYPFRQRNPPRILTYNTLGQPSVEHRPLIYRRTLEQV